One part of the Streptococcus sp. oral taxon 431 genome encodes these proteins:
- a CDS encoding gamma-glutamyl-gamma-aminobutyrate hydrolase family protein yields the protein MKKPVIGITGNEKAHPDDELMMSYAAKGFVEGVKEAGGIPIILPIGDQEMASYYIDLIDKLILTGGQNVDPKFYGEPKTIDSDDYYLQRDIFELALIEEAIKQKKPIFSVCRGTQLFNVAMGGTLYQDIEDHWQDTSAEYTTQRLVTEPDTILREIYGEISHINSFHHQSIKDLAPNLKVVAHDPKDGIIEAVTTTDGFPYLGVQWHPEFLFENRPKDKTLFDYVVNEL from the coding sequence ATGAAAAAACCAGTTATTGGGATTACAGGAAACGAAAAAGCTCATCCTGATGATGAGCTTATGATGAGCTATGCTGCGAAAGGCTTTGTTGAAGGAGTCAAGGAAGCTGGGGGAATTCCCATTATCCTACCAATTGGTGATCAAGAAATGGCTAGTTACTACATTGACTTGATTGATAAACTCATTTTAACAGGTGGACAAAATGTCGATCCAAAGTTCTACGGTGAGCCTAAAACAATCGATAGTGATGACTACTACCTTCAACGCGATATTTTTGAGTTAGCACTCATTGAAGAAGCAATCAAACAAAAGAAACCAATTTTTTCTGTTTGTCGAGGCACTCAGCTCTTTAATGTGGCTATGGGAGGAACTCTTTATCAAGATATTGAAGACCATTGGCAGGATACTTCAGCCGAGTATACAACTCAACGTTTAGTCACCGAGCCTGATACTATTCTTCGAGAAATCTATGGAGAAATCTCCCATATCAACTCTTTCCACCATCAGAGTATTAAGGACCTAGCTCCAAATCTCAAGGTTGTAGCTCATGATCCTAAAGATGGAATTATCGAGGCTGTTACAACAACGGATGGTTTTCCTTACCTCGGTGTTCAATGGCATCCAGAATTTCTCTTTGAAAATCGCCCCAAAGATAAAACACTTTTCGACTATGTCGTCAATGAATTGTAA
- the radC gene encoding RadC family protein yields the protein MYSISFQQDSLLPRERLVTEGVESLSNQELLAILLRTGTRQSTVFEIAQKVLNQLNCLTDLKKMTLQELQSLSGIGRVKAIELQAMIELGHRIHKQETIEAESILSSQRLAKKMQAELGDKKQEHLVALYLNTQNQIIHQQTIFIGSATRSIAEPREILHYALKHMATSVILVHNHPSGAVMPSRNDDHVTKLVKEACELMGLVLLDHLIVSHSDYFSYREKTDLV from the coding sequence ATGTATAGTATTTCTTTTCAACAAGATTCGCTCTTACCACGAGAACGGCTGGTGACAGAAGGAGTAGAGAGTTTGAGTAATCAGGAATTACTAGCTATTTTACTTAGAACAGGAACTCGTCAATCTACTGTTTTTGAAATCGCTCAAAAAGTATTGAATCAATTAAATTGCTTAACTGATTTGAAAAAAATGACCTTGCAAGAACTACAGAGTTTATCAGGTATAGGTAGAGTAAAAGCTATTGAATTGCAAGCCATGATTGAATTGGGCCATCGTATTCATAAACAAGAAACCATTGAGGCAGAGAGTATCCTCAGTAGTCAAAGACTGGCTAAAAAGATGCAAGCTGAACTGGGAGATAAAAAACAAGAGCACCTGGTGGCGCTCTATCTGAATACTCAAAATCAAATCATTCATCAGCAAACCATTTTTATCGGCTCAGCTACTAGAAGTATTGCTGAACCAAGGGAAATTCTCCACTATGCTTTGAAGCATATGGCAACATCTGTGATTCTGGTTCATAATCATCCATCTGGTGCTGTCATGCCGAGTAGAAATGATGACCATGTTACGAAGCTTGTTAAAGAAGCCTGCGAATTAATGGGGTTGGTCTTATTGGATCATCTTATCGTCTCACATTCCGATTATTTTAGTTACCGTGAGAAGACGGATCTGGTGTAA
- a CDS encoding O-acetylhomoserine aminocarboxypropyltransferase/cysteine synthase family protein, translating to MTREFKFETLQLHAGQVVDATTKSRAVPIYQTTSFVFEDTQEGAELFALQKAGNIYTRITNPTTSAFEERIAALEGGVGALATASGMAALTYTILGLAHAGDHVVAASTIYGGTFNLLKETLPRYGITTTFVDIDNLEEVEVAIKDNTKLVLIETLGNPVINIPDIEKIAEIAHKHQIPLVTDNTFATPYLINVFSHGVDIAVHSATKFIGGHGTTIGGVIVDSGKFDWVASGKFPQLVEEDPSYHNISYTRDVGAAAFIVAARVQLLRDMGAALSPFNSFLLLQGLETLSLRVERHVQNAEKIVDFLVKHPKVEKVNYPKLADSPYHALAEKYLPKGVGSIFTFHVKGGEAEARKVIDSLEIFSNLANVADAKSLVVHPATTTHAQLSDSDLEAAGVTKNQIRLSIGLENVDDLIEDLRLALENI from the coding sequence ATGACTCGCGAATTTAAATTTGAAACTCTTCAATTGCATGCAGGACAAGTGGTAGACGCTACTACCAAGTCTCGTGCTGTACCAATTTACCAAACAACATCCTTTGTCTTTGAAGATACACAAGAAGGTGCAGAACTTTTTGCACTTCAGAAGGCTGGTAATATCTATACTCGTATCACAAACCCAACAACTTCAGCCTTTGAAGAGCGTATTGCAGCTCTTGAAGGTGGTGTTGGTGCTCTTGCCACAGCATCTGGGATGGCAGCTCTTACTTATACTATTCTTGGACTTGCTCACGCAGGTGATCATGTTGTTGCAGCTTCAACTATCTACGGTGGTACCTTTAACCTTTTGAAGGAAACCCTTCCTCGATATGGAATTACCACAACATTTGTAGATATCGATAATCTAGAAGAAGTAGAGGTAGCTATTAAAGATAATACCAAACTTGTTTTGATCGAGACTTTGGGTAATCCAGTTATCAACATTCCTGATATTGAAAAGATTGCTGAAATTGCTCATAAACACCAGATTCCATTGGTTACTGACAATACTTTTGCAACACCTTACCTCATCAATGTCTTTTCTCATGGTGTTGACATTGCGGTTCACTCAGCAACTAAGTTTATCGGTGGACACGGTACAACTATTGGTGGTGTTATTGTTGATAGTGGGAAGTTTGACTGGGTAGCTTCAGGGAAATTCCCTCAATTAGTCGAAGAAGATCCAAGCTACCACAATATCAGCTATACTCGTGATGTTGGTGCTGCAGCTTTTATCGTTGCTGCTCGTGTTCAATTGCTTCGCGATATGGGAGCTGCCCTTTCACCATTTAACTCATTCTTGCTCTTGCAAGGTCTTGAAACACTTTCTCTCCGTGTAGAACGCCATGTTCAAAACGCTGAAAAAATCGTTGATTTCCTTGTGAAGCATCCAAAGGTTGAAAAAGTTAACTATCCAAAATTAGCTGATAGCCCTTACCATGCCTTGGCTGAAAAATACCTACCAAAAGGTGTAGGTTCTATCTTTACCTTCCACGTTAAGGGTGGAGAAGCAGAAGCGCGTAAGGTGATTGATAGCTTAGAAATCTTTTCAAACCTTGCCAACGTAGCAGATGCAAAATCATTAGTCGTTCATCCAGCAACTACAACTCATGCCCAGTTGTCTGATTCAGATCTAGAAGCAGCAGGGGTAACTAAAAATCAAATCCGTCTATCAATTGGTCTTGAAAATGTTGATGATTTGATTGAAGATTTGCGTCTTGCTCTTGAAAATATTTAA
- a CDS encoding VIT1/CCC1 transporter family protein has product MTENKHEIDTNFAGRLNILRAGVLGANDGIISIAGVVIGVASATSNIWIIFLSGLAAILAGAFSMAGGEYVSVSTQKDTEEAAVAREQLLLDKDLEAAKKSLYAAYLQNGECETSAQLLVNKAFLKNPLKALVEEKYGIEYEEFTNPWHAAASSFIAFVLGSLPPMLSIIIFPSEYRIPATVVIVAISLLVTGYTSAKLGKAPTKTAMIRNLCIGLLTMGVTYLFGQLFSI; this is encoded by the coding sequence ATGACAGAAAATAAACATGAAATAGATACAAACTTTGCTGGTCGTTTAAATATCCTACGTGCTGGTGTTCTTGGAGCTAATGACGGGATTATTTCCATTGCAGGTGTTGTTATCGGGGTTGCCAGTGCAACCAGCAATATCTGGATTATCTTTCTCTCAGGTTTAGCAGCAATCTTAGCAGGTGCATTTTCTATGGCTGGAGGCGAGTATGTCTCTGTATCTACTCAAAAAGACACTGAGGAAGCCGCTGTAGCGCGTGAACAATTACTTTTGGATAAGGATCTCGAAGCTGCAAAAAAATCCCTCTATGCTGCTTATCTTCAAAATGGTGAGTGTGAAACTTCAGCTCAACTTTTAGTCAATAAAGCCTTTCTAAAAAATCCACTCAAGGCTTTGGTTGAAGAAAAATACGGAATAGAGTATGAAGAGTTTACCAATCCTTGGCATGCTGCTGCATCTAGCTTTATTGCCTTCGTACTTGGTAGCCTACCACCAATGCTTTCGATTATTATTTTCCCAAGCGAATACAGAATCCCTGCTACTGTTGTTATTGTAGCAATTTCTCTATTAGTTACTGGCTACACCAGTGCTAAACTTGGAAAAGCACCAACCAAAACAGCTATGATTCGTAACCTTTGTATCGGTTTGTTGACCATGGGAGTTACCTATCTATTCGGACAGTTGTTTAGTATTTAA
- a CDS encoding DUF1430 domain-containing protein yields MKRVFLFISNLLLTFFLIATLSFWKDSLPQILFPGAAVLSGQADYSTVKEKLNSLAKEHNSLIARTIWEVDSDGKSRTLYEAFGDGQLPDWMPPASQESIHKSDLLNNYNIISGSLTSQELATHLKELGLEKANAFENDRVSFVLAIFTQPDQLISMLIFLLTFLALIVIGQIQSLSQSGIRLISGERLSYLFFRSLARDGLDILLFGLPALLIACILLISLGYPYEVQTFLGILFILYNSLLLLLSLLIAFLFTISLKKVHLLSIIKGKLPIKSILRILYFGQVLAILLVIVGFGRMSTYYHILEKNEAGQATWEQRSNVVTLKTGRSSQMKNLDELQTNADKWFDFIQYSLENGNAFLVKHNLAIQAIKHSLSTHNDSEQNPYDLEGKNILYVTPDYFKKEGIELTSETFKKINNLKDGQVLVILPQEQKKNEEQIKQNIQEDLTNQLYSSDTKHRVEVSITYTDQKKDVFIYNTTHIAYDQWLSNPIFLVLSPKALGKASSIFWFTNLEYLYFTDLHQTQELLKHYQLDQMVSGLSSARETYLQLNQKIKIEIFSNLASAMFAILTSILLFTSLNLLYFEAFRKTIFLKKIAGYYFFELHNRYITSQIATLFLGSGLAFIISKNIWITLILFFSFLSLAVLLLKIFDKKESKTYVSIIKGG; encoded by the coding sequence ATGAAACGTGTTTTTCTCTTCATCAGCAATCTTCTTTTAACTTTCTTCCTCATTGCCACTCTGTCCTTTTGGAAAGACTCTCTTCCACAAATCCTGTTCCCAGGTGCAGCAGTATTAAGCGGGCAAGCAGATTATTCTACCGTTAAGGAAAAATTAAATAGTCTTGCTAAAGAACATAATAGTCTTATCGCAAGAACCATTTGGGAAGTAGATAGTGATGGAAAATCAAGAACTCTCTACGAAGCTTTTGGAGATGGGCAACTCCCAGACTGGATGCCTCCAGCAAGTCAAGAAAGCATTCACAAGAGCGATCTTCTCAACAACTACAATATTATCAGCGGATCCCTAACTAGTCAAGAATTGGCTACTCATCTGAAAGAACTTGGACTAGAAAAAGCGAATGCATTTGAAAATGACAGAGTATCCTTCGTACTGGCCATCTTTACCCAACCTGATCAGCTCATCAGTATGTTAATCTTTTTGCTGACTTTCTTAGCTTTAATTGTTATCGGTCAGATTCAATCTCTTTCTCAGTCAGGGATTAGATTGATTTCTGGAGAGCGGCTGAGCTATCTCTTCTTTCGTTCTCTCGCAAGAGACGGACTTGATATCCTTCTTTTTGGTCTACCTGCTTTGCTGATAGCATGTATCTTGCTCATTTCCTTGGGATATCCTTATGAAGTTCAGACTTTTCTAGGAATACTTTTTATTCTTTACAATAGCCTACTTCTCTTACTTAGTCTTCTAATTGCCTTTCTTTTTACCATTTCTTTAAAAAAAGTCCATCTCCTCTCTATCATCAAAGGAAAATTACCAATCAAGTCAATTCTACGCATTCTCTACTTTGGTCAGGTACTTGCCATTCTACTGGTTATTGTAGGATTTGGACGTATGTCTACTTACTATCATATACTTGAGAAAAATGAGGCTGGACAAGCTACTTGGGAACAACGCTCCAATGTTGTTACTCTTAAAACAGGGCGTTCCAGTCAGATGAAAAATTTAGATGAACTGCAGACAAATGCTGATAAATGGTTTGACTTTATTCAATATTCTTTAGAAAATGGAAATGCCTTTCTAGTCAAACATAATCTCGCTATTCAAGCTATAAAACATTCTCTTTCAACTCATAATGATTCTGAACAAAATCCCTATGACTTGGAAGGGAAAAATATTCTCTATGTAACACCTGACTACTTCAAAAAAGAAGGTATAGAGTTAACATCAGAAACCTTTAAAAAAATCAATAATCTAAAAGATGGACAGGTTCTTGTAATACTACCTCAAGAACAAAAGAAAAATGAGGAACAAATAAAACAAAACATACAAGAAGATTTAACTAATCAATTATACAGTAGTGATACAAAGCATAGAGTCGAAGTTAGTATAACTTATACTGATCAAAAAAAAGATGTATTCATTTATAATACCACCCATATCGCTTATGATCAATGGTTATCAAATCCCATCTTTCTTGTGCTTTCTCCTAAAGCACTTGGTAAGGCTTCCTCCATCTTCTGGTTTACAAATCTAGAATATCTCTATTTTACAGACCTCCACCAGACACAAGAACTTTTGAAACACTATCAACTTGATCAAATGGTCTCAGGGCTATCGTCTGCTAGGGAAACCTATCTCCAGTTAAATCAAAAAATTAAAATCGAAATTTTTAGTAACTTAGCGAGTGCTATGTTTGCTATTTTGACTTCAATTTTGCTGTTTACAAGTTTAAATCTGCTCTATTTTGAAGCCTTTCGCAAAACCATATTCTTGAAAAAAATAGCAGGCTATTATTTCTTTGAATTACACAATAGATATATCACTTCTCAAATAGCAACTCTCTTTCTCGGAAGTGGTCTAGCTTTCATTATTTCTAAGAATATCTGGATTACCCTGATCCTATTTTTCAGCTTTTTAAGTTTAGCCGTTCTTCTATTGAAGATCTTTGATAAGAAGGAAAGCAAAACCTATGTTAGCATTATCAAAGGAGGATAG
- a CDS encoding ABC transporter ATP-binding protein — protein sequence MIELQHIWKQFGSRIIFSDLNLNFQSGMVYALIGDSGCGKTTLLNMLAKLETFDKGEIVYKGKSLTSLKNEEFYRNELGYLFQNFGLLESQTIRENLELGLIGKKKNKKQEKERLLLQALQAVRLDYLSLNQNIYELSGGEAQRIALAKIILKDPPLILADEPTASLDPKNSKEIMEILLELRNANRTIIIATHNPSIWKMADQVIRLSKYEPEYN from the coding sequence ATGATTGAATTGCAACATATTTGGAAACAATTTGGTTCTCGTATTATTTTTTCAGACTTGAATCTGAATTTTCAAAGTGGTATGGTGTATGCTTTGATAGGAGACAGTGGTTGTGGAAAAACCACTTTGCTCAATATGCTTGCAAAACTAGAGACTTTCGATAAAGGAGAAATAGTTTACAAAGGAAAGTCTTTGACTTCACTAAAAAATGAGGAATTTTATCGTAACGAACTAGGTTATCTCTTCCAGAATTTTGGACTATTAGAAAGTCAGACCATCCGAGAAAACCTTGAGCTAGGACTGATTGGTAAAAAGAAAAACAAAAAACAAGAGAAAGAGAGACTTCTTCTTCAAGCACTGCAAGCTGTCAGACTGGATTATCTAAGTCTCAACCAAAACATCTATGAATTATCTGGTGGTGAAGCTCAACGCATAGCACTTGCTAAGATTATCCTGAAAGACCCTCCCTTAATTCTAGCTGATGAGCCTACCGCCTCGCTAGACCCCAAAAATTCCAAGGAAATTATGGAAATTCTCCTTGAACTTCGTAATGCTAATAGAACAATTATCATCGCAACTCACAATCCTAGTATTTGGAAAATGGCTGATCAGGTAATTCGTCTTTCTAAATACGAACCAGAATATAATTAA
- a CDS encoding PspC domain-containing protein: MNTKFYKMRRNRMISGVLAGLSDKWDLDVTLVRFIFAIFTIANFGLGIIIYIILASILPTKEDIEAEMYGTGPRKIKDAKPINDDEGWFW; the protein is encoded by the coding sequence ATGAATACAAAATTTTATAAAATGAGAAGAAATCGCATGATATCAGGTGTTCTTGCAGGTCTATCTGATAAGTGGGATCTTGACGTCACCCTTGTGCGCTTCATTTTTGCTATCTTTACAATCGCAAACTTCGGACTTGGAATCATCATCTACATCATCTTAGCCTCTATCTTGCCAACAAAGGAAGATATTGAAGCTGAAATGTATGGAACAGGCCCACGCAAGATCAAAGATGCCAAACCAATCAATGATGACGAAGGTTGGTTTTGGTGA
- a CDS encoding SprT family protein, whose translation MNLTDYVKQVSIEDFGKPFKHQAQWNTRLRSTGGRFFPKDGHLDFNPKVYQELGLEVFRKIVRHELCHYHLYFEGKGYQHKDLAFKQLLKEVDGLRFVPPLSSSNQKPSLVYVCQSCQQIYQRKRKIDTKRYRCGLCRGKVLLLNRPKD comes from the coding sequence ATGAATCTAACTGATTACGTTAAACAGGTTTCTATAGAAGATTTTGGAAAACCTTTCAAACACCAAGCTCAGTGGAATACTCGTCTACGGTCGACAGGTGGACGTTTTTTCCCTAAGGATGGGCATTTAGATTTTAATCCCAAAGTTTATCAAGAACTTGGTTTAGAGGTTTTTCGTAAAATTGTTCGTCATGAGCTCTGCCATTACCATCTTTACTTTGAAGGCAAGGGCTATCAGCATAAAGATTTAGCCTTTAAGCAACTTTTAAAAGAGGTAGACGGTCTCCGCTTTGTTCCTCCCTTGTCAAGTTCCAATCAAAAACCAAGCTTAGTCTATGTTTGTCAGTCTTGTCAGCAAATCTATCAAAGAAAGCGAAAAATCGATACCAAGCGTTATCGTTGTGGTCTCTGTCGAGGAAAGGTCCTCTTGTTAAATCGGCCTAAGGACTGA
- a CDS encoding Tex family protein — MDKKYEKISQDLGVTLKQIDTVLSLTAEGATIPFIARYRKDMTGSLDEVAIKAIIDLDKSLTNLNDRKEAVLAKIQEQGKLTKELEEAILAAEKLADVEELYLPYKEKRRTKATIAREAGLFPLARLILQNVPHLEAEAEKFVSEGFSSGKEALAGAVDILVEALSEDPTLRAIAYREVLENSKITSQLKDETLDEKQVFQIYYDFSETVANMQGYRTLALNRGEKLGVLKVGFEHATDRILAFFAARFKVKNAYIDEVIQQSVKKKVLPAIERRIRTELTEKAEEGAIQLFSDNLRNLLLVAPLKGRVVLGFDPAFRTGAKLAVVDTTGKMLTTQVIYPVKPASARQIEEAKRDLADLIGQYGVEIIAIGNGTASRESEAFVAEVLKDFPEVSYVIVNESGASVYSASELARQEFPELTVEKRSAISIARRLQDPLAELVKIDPKSIGVGQYQHDVSQKKLSESLDFVVDTVVNQVGVNINTASPALLSHVAGLNKTISENIVKYREEEGKITSRAQIKKVPRLGAKAFEQAAGFLRIPESSNILDNTGVHPENYAAVKELFKRLDIKDLNEEAQAKLKSISIKEMAQELDLGQETLKDIIADLLKPGRDFRDSFDAPVLRQDVLDIKDLQVGQKLEGVVRNVVDFGAFVDIGIHEDGLIHISHMSKKFIKHPSQVVSVGDLVTVWVKKIDADREKVNLSLLAPNESN; from the coding sequence ATGGATAAAAAATATGAAAAAATTTCCCAAGATTTGGGTGTAACCTTAAAGCAAATTGATACGGTCTTGTCTTTGACAGCAGAAGGAGCAACCATTCCCTTTATCGCTCGTTATCGGAAAGACATGACTGGTAGTTTGGATGAGGTTGCTATCAAGGCTATTATTGACCTTGATAAAAGTCTTACCAACCTCAATGATCGTAAGGAAGCGGTCTTAGCTAAGATTCAAGAACAAGGAAAGTTGACCAAGGAATTGGAAGAAGCTATCCTAGCAGCTGAAAAACTAGCAGATGTAGAAGAACTCTATCTTCCCTATAAGGAAAAACGTCGCACCAAGGCAACGATTGCGCGTGAAGCCGGACTCTTTCCACTTGCTCGCTTGATTTTACAAAATGTTCCTCATTTAGAAGCTGAAGCAGAAAAATTTGTCAGTGAAGGTTTTTCTAGTGGCAAAGAAGCCTTGGCTGGAGCAGTAGACATCTTAGTTGAGGCTCTATCTGAGGATCCTACACTTCGTGCTATTGCTTATCGCGAAGTCCTTGAAAATTCTAAAATCACTTCTCAACTGAAAGACGAAACTCTAGATGAAAAGCAAGTCTTTCAGATTTATTATGATTTCTCAGAGACGGTTGCTAACATGCAGGGCTACCGTACACTTGCCCTTAATCGTGGGGAGAAGCTAGGTGTCTTAAAGGTCGGTTTTGAACATGCGACGGACCGTATTCTTGCTTTCTTTGCTGCTCGTTTTAAGGTTAAAAATGCCTATATTGACGAAGTTATTCAGCAATCAGTTAAGAAGAAAGTACTGCCAGCTATTGAGCGCCGTATTCGGACAGAATTAACTGAGAAGGCAGAAGAAGGAGCCATTCAACTATTTTCTGACAATCTGCGTAATCTCCTCTTGGTAGCACCTCTTAAAGGGCGCGTGGTTCTTGGATTTGACCCTGCCTTTCGTACAGGTGCCAAGCTTGCGGTCGTAGATACGACTGGTAAGATGCTGACAACGCAAGTCATTTATCCAGTCAAACCAGCTTCAGCTCGTCAGATTGAAGAAGCTAAGCGTGATTTGGCAGATTTGATTGGCCAATACGGTGTTGAAATCATTGCTATCGGAAATGGAACTGCTAGTCGTGAAAGTGAAGCTTTTGTCGCCGAAGTGCTCAAGGATTTTCCAGAAGTTAGTTATGTCATCGTTAATGAGAGCGGTGCATCTGTCTACTCTGCTAGTGAACTTGCCCGTCAGGAGTTTCCAGAACTAACCGTTGAAAAACGTTCGGCTATCTCAATTGCTCGCCGTTTGCAAGATCCCCTTGCTGAATTGGTTAAAATTGACCCTAAATCCATCGGTGTTGGCCAGTATCAGCACGATGTTAGTCAGAAAAAACTGTCTGAAAGTCTTGACTTTGTTGTTGATACAGTAGTGAACCAAGTCGGTGTCAATATCAATACAGCTAGTCCAGCCTTGCTTTCTCATGTCGCAGGGCTTAACAAAACTATTTCAGAAAATATTGTTAAGTATCGTGAAGAAGAAGGTAAAATCACCTCACGAGCTCAAATCAAGAAAGTCCCTCGTTTAGGTGCTAAAGCGTTTGAACAGGCTGCAGGATTCCTCCGTATCCCTGAAAGTAGCAATATCCTTGACAATACTGGTGTTCACCCAGAAAACTATGCTGCAGTCAAGGAACTCTTTAAACGTTTGGACATTAAAGACCTAAATGAAGAAGCGCAAGCCAAACTCAAATCTATTTCAATCAAGGAAATGGCCCAAGAGCTAGACCTTGGTCAAGAAACACTTAAAGATATTATCGCAGACCTTCTCAAACCAGGTCGTGATTTCCGTGACTCTTTTGACGCTCCAGTTCTTCGCCAGGATGTCTTGGATATCAAAGACTTACAAGTTGGGCAAAAGCTTGAAGGAGTTGTGCGCAACGTCGTTGACTTCGGTGCCTTTGTTGATATTGGTATTCACGAGGATGGTCTCATTCATATTTCTCACATGAGTAAGAAATTTATCAAACATCCAAGTCAAGTAGTATCGGTTGGCGATTTGGTAACCGTTTGGGTTAAAAAAATCGATGCTGACCGCGAAAAAGTGAATCTGTCGCTCCTAGCTCCAAATGAATCTAACTGA
- a CDS encoding SPJ_0845 family protein encodes MAVKFTKTDDLDKMFEEFAKLPDLKQVTFPDDKEKIDKAEKKK; translated from the coding sequence ATGGCTGTTAAATTTACAAAAACTGATGACTTAGATAAGATGTTCGAAGAATTCGCTAAACTACCTGATTTAAAGCAAGTAACATTTCCAGATGACAAAGAAAAAATAGATAAGGCAGAAAAGAAAAAATAG
- a CDS encoding permease, which produces MTIFQSLPSSILQAGAIFLSIIIEALPFVLIGSIISGAIEVYVTPEKVYRFLPKNRLGRIFFGTFIGFLFPSCECGIVPIINRFLEKKVPSYTAVPFLVTAPIINPIVLFATYSAFSNSFKMVLLRALGSILVATILGIFLGFFWEEPIQKENRLACHEHDFSHLTSGQKLLQVFIQAIDEFFDMGRYLVFGCLFASIVQVYVPTRILTSISATPLLAIVLLMILSFLLSLCSEADAFIGSSLLSSFGFAPVLAFLVIGPMLDVKNLLMMKNYLKTRFIWQFMTIVTLVVLVYSYLVGVML; this is translated from the coding sequence ATGACGATTTTTCAAAGTCTGCCTTCGAGTATTTTACAAGCTGGCGCTATTTTTCTATCAATCATCATTGAAGCCCTACCTTTCGTTTTGATTGGAAGCATTATTTCTGGTGCTATCGAAGTCTATGTGACTCCTGAGAAAGTTTATAGATTTCTCCCTAAAAATCGCTTGGGGAGAATCTTTTTTGGTACATTTATAGGGTTTCTCTTCCCATCTTGTGAGTGTGGAATTGTTCCGATCATCAACCGCTTCTTGGAGAAGAAGGTTCCAAGCTATACAGCTGTTCCATTTCTAGTAACAGCTCCTATCATCAATCCCATCGTACTCTTTGCGACCTATTCGGCCTTTAGTAATTCATTTAAAATGGTGTTACTACGTGCTTTGGGCTCTATTCTCGTTGCTACTATATTGGGTATTTTCCTTGGATTTTTTTGGGAAGAACCCATTCAGAAGGAAAATAGGCTGGCTTGTCATGAGCATGATTTTTCTCACTTGACTTCAGGTCAGAAACTTCTTCAGGTCTTCATCCAAGCTATTGATGAATTCTTTGATATGGGGCGTTATTTGGTTTTTGGCTGTCTGTTTGCCAGCATTGTCCAGGTCTATGTACCAACTCGGATCCTGACTTCTATCAGTGCAACACCACTCCTTGCTATCGTTCTCTTGATGATCCTATCCTTCCTTCTATCACTCTGTAGTGAAGCTGATGCCTTTATTGGCTCTTCGCTTCTCTCTAGTTTTGGCTTTGCTCCAGTGCTTGCCTTTCTGGTTATAGGCCCTATGCTTGATGTCAAAAATCTACTCATGATGAAGAATTATCTTAAAACTCGATTTATTTGGCAATTTATGACAATTGTAACTCTTGTTGTTCTTGTCTATTCTTATCTAGTCGGGGTGATGCTATGA